In the Malus domestica chromosome 16, GDT2T_hap1 genome, one interval contains:
- the LOC103402650 gene encoding putative zinc finger protein At1g68190 isoform X1: MEKFCEFCLALRPVVYCKADAALLCLSCDAKVHSANTLFNRHLRSILCDLCRHFPACIQCLDHKMFMCRACDRALHTIASQHPKRAISSYTGSPSAEDFAALWGFKLNETDNCSAHLDLNGTLSNSCGSSCDSSAVNLDSLEQSCSQAEGLLAANSLTWISGAEPEAGSSSQQYKISPEGQENNFILHQILELKRIQLSGGNGPSLLEPGREQSDLSSSVLRTSKRLDVHLDQRLQHSQNAGIKFRQRDSPVQELKVDHLSFPFSQMEHMQPSSPAGLPLHTESFWQCRSPVQSNQLWPQNMQDIGVCEELVCSDDFDIPDVDMTFQNFEELFGGDQDPIRAAVLHDKDVSYSSVEKGISLDKSDNGNEHDASEASSVFINRSAHLDNDKACNQPENHQENMDSPCPIQPCSTLSFCISRHSTEGSGNDCHNSEISPITGGESSSSSPHRKKSTSIIYV, translated from the exons ATGGAGAAATTTTGTGAGTTCTGCTTGGCATTGAGGCCGGTTGTGTACTGCAAAGCTGATGCAGCACTTCTTTGCCTCTCCTGCGATGCGAAGGTCCATTCGGCAAACACACTTTTCAACCGGCATTTGCGCAGTATCTTGTGTGACTTGTGCAGACATTTCCCGGCTTGTATTCAGTGTTTGGATCACAAGATGTTTATGTGCCGTGCCTGTGACCGTGCTTTGCACACGATCGCCTCCCAACATCCAAAAAGGGCAATCAGCAGTTACACAG GTTCCCCGTCTGCTGAGGACTTTGCAGCATTGTGGGGTTTCAAATTGAACGAGACCGACAATTGTAGTGCGCATTTGGATTTGAATGGGACTCTGTCCAATTCTTGTGGCTCTTCGTGCGACTCAAGTGCAGTAAACTTGGATAGTCTAGAGCAGTCTTGCTCTCAAGCTGAAGGCCTTCTGGCAGCAAATTCTCTCACCTGGATTTCAGGTGCTGAACCTGAAGCGGGATCGAGCAGTCAACAATACAAG ATATCTCCTGAAGGTCAAGAGAACAATTTCATTCTGCACCAGATTCTAGAATTGAAAAGGATTCAGCTTTCTGGGGGAAACGGCCCTTCACTGCTGGAACCCGGTAGAGAGCAAAGTGACCTATCTTCCTCAGTACTTCGGACATCGAAGAGGCTCGATGTTCATCTTGATCAGCGTTTACAACATTCTCAGAATGCCGGCATTAAATTTAGGCAAAGGGACAGTCCGGTTCAGGAACTGAAAGTTGATCATTTATCATTTCCATTTTCTCAAATGGAGCATATGCAACCATCTTCACCTGCTGGACTTCCATTGCATACAGAATCCTTTTGGCAATGCAGAAGTCCGGTTCAAAGTAATCAG TTGTGGCCTCAAAATATGCAAGACATAGGGGTTTGTGAAGAACTTGTTTGTTCTGATGATTTCGATATACCTGATGTTGATATGACATTTCAAAACTTCGAAGAACTATTCGGAGGTGATCAAGATCCTATCAGAGCTGCAGTGCTTCATGATAAAGATGTGTCTTACTCGTCGGTGGAGAAGGGCATATCCCTGGACAAATCGGATAATGGCAAT GAACATGATGCATCAGAGGCTTCATCTGTTTTCATTAATCGGTCTGCTCACTTGGACAACGATAAGGCTTGTAACCAACCTgaaaaccatcaagaaaacatgGATTCTCCATGTCCTATTCAACCGTGTTCAACTCTGTCGTTCTGTATTTCAAGGCACAGCACCGAAGGCAGTGGGAATGATTGTCATAACAGCGAGATTTCCCCCATCACCGGAGGGGAGAGCTCAAGCAGTTCACCTCAT AGAAAAAAATCGACATCAATCATCTACGTCTGA
- the LOC103402651 gene encoding uncharacterized protein: protein MEDFSEELEPLFDYRRVQPVNLICLDDDELDAPSASPPKRRKISDSVVEKVDEPVKVVNVISCEDKEEEDWLPPPPKVSAGAKRKGGDSTIMELRKKKQELASFAQSAENVLRSVEESVKRELSSSLEAVEEQPPKPRPERNKIVISIQDKDGVKQFRIYADDKFERLFKMYADNVKLDLQSLVFCFDGDKIGPAATPDALGMEENDIIEVHFTSR, encoded by the exons ATG GAGGATTTTTCCGAAGAGCTCGAGCCCTTATTCGATTACAGACGCGTTCAGCCCGTCAATCTAATATGCCTCGACG ACGATGAATTAGATGCTCCGTCAGCTTCTCCTCCGAAAAGGAGGAAAATTTCCGATTCCGTG GTTGAGAAGGTTGACGAACCTGTGAAGGTAGTGAATGTTATTAGCTGTGAAGATAAGGAAGAGGAGGACTGGTTACCTCCTCCACCCAAGGTTTCTGCCGGCGCTAAGCGGAAGGGTGGGGATTCTACCATAATGGAACTGAG GAAAAAGAAGCAAGAGCTGGCATCATTTGCACAATCAgctgaaaatgtgttgagatCGGTAGAGGAGTCTGTGAAAAGAGAACTTAGTAGCTCATTGGAGGCTGTTGAAGAACAACCTCCAAAGCCCCGCCCTGAACGAAACAAAATTGTTATATCTATTCAAGACAAAGATGGAGTTAAGCAGTTCCGTATTTATGCG GACGACAAGTTTGAGCGGCTCTTCAAAATGTATGCTGATAATGTTAAGCTTGACCTTCAGAGTCTGGTGTTTTGTTTTGATGGGGACAAAATAGGTCCAGCTGCTACGCCTGATGCCCTTGGGATGGAGGAAAATGACATTATTGAAGTGCATTTTACCTCAAGATGA
- the LOC103402650 gene encoding putative zinc finger protein At1g68190 isoform X2, which translates to MEKFCEFCLALRPVVYCKADAALLCLSCDAKVHSANTLFNRHLRSILCDLCRHFPACIQCLDHKMFMCRACDRALHTIASQHPKRAISSYTGSPSAEDFAALWGFKLNETDNCSAHLDLNGTLSNSCGSSCDSSAVNLDSLEQSCSQAEGLLAANSLTWISGAEPEAGSSSQQYKISPEGQENNFILHQILELKRIQLSGGNGPSLLEPGREQSDLSSSVLRTSKRLDVHLDQRLQHSQNAGIKFRQRDSPVQELKVDHLSFPFSQMEHMQPSSPAGLPLHTESFWQCRSPVQSNQLWPQNMQDIGVCEELVCSDDFDIPDVDMTFQNFEELFGGDQDPIRAAVLHDKDVSYSSVEKGISLDKSDNGNEHDASEASSVFINRSAHLDNDKACNQPENHQENMDSPCPIQPCSTLSFCISRHSTEGSGNDCHNSEISPITGGESSSSSPHVSKRRRNKD; encoded by the exons ATGGAGAAATTTTGTGAGTTCTGCTTGGCATTGAGGCCGGTTGTGTACTGCAAAGCTGATGCAGCACTTCTTTGCCTCTCCTGCGATGCGAAGGTCCATTCGGCAAACACACTTTTCAACCGGCATTTGCGCAGTATCTTGTGTGACTTGTGCAGACATTTCCCGGCTTGTATTCAGTGTTTGGATCACAAGATGTTTATGTGCCGTGCCTGTGACCGTGCTTTGCACACGATCGCCTCCCAACATCCAAAAAGGGCAATCAGCAGTTACACAG GTTCCCCGTCTGCTGAGGACTTTGCAGCATTGTGGGGTTTCAAATTGAACGAGACCGACAATTGTAGTGCGCATTTGGATTTGAATGGGACTCTGTCCAATTCTTGTGGCTCTTCGTGCGACTCAAGTGCAGTAAACTTGGATAGTCTAGAGCAGTCTTGCTCTCAAGCTGAAGGCCTTCTGGCAGCAAATTCTCTCACCTGGATTTCAGGTGCTGAACCTGAAGCGGGATCGAGCAGTCAACAATACAAG ATATCTCCTGAAGGTCAAGAGAACAATTTCATTCTGCACCAGATTCTAGAATTGAAAAGGATTCAGCTTTCTGGGGGAAACGGCCCTTCACTGCTGGAACCCGGTAGAGAGCAAAGTGACCTATCTTCCTCAGTACTTCGGACATCGAAGAGGCTCGATGTTCATCTTGATCAGCGTTTACAACATTCTCAGAATGCCGGCATTAAATTTAGGCAAAGGGACAGTCCGGTTCAGGAACTGAAAGTTGATCATTTATCATTTCCATTTTCTCAAATGGAGCATATGCAACCATCTTCACCTGCTGGACTTCCATTGCATACAGAATCCTTTTGGCAATGCAGAAGTCCGGTTCAAAGTAATCAG TTGTGGCCTCAAAATATGCAAGACATAGGGGTTTGTGAAGAACTTGTTTGTTCTGATGATTTCGATATACCTGATGTTGATATGACATTTCAAAACTTCGAAGAACTATTCGGAGGTGATCAAGATCCTATCAGAGCTGCAGTGCTTCATGATAAAGATGTGTCTTACTCGTCGGTGGAGAAGGGCATATCCCTGGACAAATCGGATAATGGCAAT GAACATGATGCATCAGAGGCTTCATCTGTTTTCATTAATCGGTCTGCTCACTTGGACAACGATAAGGCTTGTAACCAACCTgaaaaccatcaagaaaacatgGATTCTCCATGTCCTATTCAACCGTGTTCAACTCTGTCGTTCTGTATTTCAAGGCACAGCACCGAAGGCAGTGGGAATGATTGTCATAACAGCGAGATTTCCCCCATCACCGGAGGGGAGAGCTCAAGCAGTTCACCTCATGTAAGTAAAAGGAGGAGGAACAAAGATTAG
- the LOC139192752 gene encoding two-component response regulator ORR21-like, which translates to MANISMPDKDKFSLLQVLHKNEIPVIFMSSEVNIDVAKKALAEGACFFLQKPVSSEDLKNVWQHAYRKVRNPRKDTHKTKCGKKIHEAGGVLIPPTGGIRIHEVGGVSRLPTGRELCLDTQDTRDERQIAAENYTQGALGINRPVDDKEDQEKAKKVKLNTEQDCDEEGMENQDCDGSSKRKKWHPVWTTELHLKFTAAISALGDQSNSYFS; encoded by the exons ATGGCTAACATCAGCATGCCAGATAAAGACAAATTTTCGCTTTTACAGGTGCTTCATAAGAACGAGATTCCTGTCATAT TCATGTCCTCCGAAGTGAACATTGATGTCGCCAAGAAGGCCCTGGCTGAAGGAGCATGCTTTTTTCTTCAGAAACCAGTTTCTTCAGAGGATCTGAAAAATGTGTGGCAACACGCTTATCGGAAGGTAAGGAACCCAAGGAAGGACACGCATAAAACAAAATGTGGCAAGAAGATTCACGAGGCCGGTGGTGTGCTTATACCTCCCACTGGAGGTATTAGAATCCATGAGGTTGGCGGTGTGTCTAGGCTTCCCACCGGACGCGAATTGTGTCTTGACACACAAGACACTCGCGATGAACGGCAGATAGCCGCAGAGAATTATACACAAGGAGCATTGGGGATAAACAGACCAGTCGATGATAAAGAAGACCAAGAAAAAGCGAAGAAGGTTAAACTAAACACAGAGCAAGATTGCGATGAGGAAGGAATGGAAAATCAAGATTGCGATGGCAGCTCCAAACGGAAGAAGTGGCACCCCGTTTGGACAACGGAACTTCATCTCAAGTTTACAGCAGCCATAAGTGCATTAGGAGATCAAAGTAATTCTTACTTCTCATAA
- the LOC139192760 gene encoding uncharacterized protein, protein MLRSFSFQKYRKNVHRIQEVGTTSLPSLGKSSIWNNRNEFPPARQTSLVCHLYEQRTSSSGAQGNPTQLMTPNSFTGFNDYRRQNLYTEHRVMSHNTNHQSESLYDFYLRTQGKFENLDQILETNSFTLGADMNKIERNQPLGLEEIMFKASERTLPSTNYMTPEFGSPYISANTFQVPNASVSINQAQNYCPAPTAPFNAQNQDHFSAEATRTTEVGLNQAQFYAPAPTTPINSQNQNHFSAEATRTTEVGMNQAQFYAPAPTTPINSQNQNHFSAEATRTTEVGMNQAQFYAPALNTPINSQNENYFSADVMGTTEAGMNQPQYYTPAPTAPIYFQNQNHFSAEVTGTTDVLEVVPEQIPSVNETNAETFPANFTGGSQELDAAAREAHPASSNNNQPMSEYDDLLKLLEEDPEKFNWFEPFDSAPNAGDANRYRAWLTETLLEKSPDSP, encoded by the coding sequence ATGTTACGTTCTTTTTCCTTCCAGAAATATAGAAAAAACGTACACCGGATTCAGGAGGTTGGCACGACGAGCTTACCTTCATTAGGCAAATCATCCATTTGGAATAACAGAAATGAATTTCCACCAGCAAGGCAGACTTCTCTGGTATGCCACCTGTACGAACAAAGGACTTCAAGTTCTGGAGCTCAAGGCAATCCAACGCAATTAATGACTCCGAATTCTTTCACTGGATTCAATGACTACAGAAGGCAGAATCTGTATACAGAACACAGAGTCATGTCTCACAACACAAATCATCAAAGCGAAAGCCTCTATGACTTTTATCTGAGAACTCAAGGAAAGTTTGAGAATTTGGATCAGATActagaaacaaacagtttcacATTAGGAGCTGACATGAATAAAATCGAGAGAAACCAACCACTTGGATTGGAAGAGATCATGTTTAAAGCAAGCGAAAGAACCTTACCGAGTACCAACTACATGACACCAGAGTTTGGTTCTCCCTACATATCAGCAAATACTTTTCAGGTCCCGAATGCGTCTGTCAGCATAAATCAAGCGCAGAATTATTGTCCAGCACCGACTGCTCCGTTCAATGCCCAAAATCAGGACCATTTTTCAGCAGAAGCCACGAGAACAACTGAAGTAGGCCTGAATCAAGCGCAGTTTTATGCTCCAGCCCCAACAACTCCTATCAATTCCCAAAATCAGAACCATTTTTCAGCAGAAGCCACGAGAACAACTGAAGTAGGCATGAATCAAGCACAGTTTTATGCTCCAGCGCCGACTACTCCTATCAATTCCCAAAATCAGAACCATTTTTCAGCAGAAGCCACGAGAACAACTGAAGTAGGCATGAATCAAGCACAGTTTTATGCTCCAGCGCTGAATACTCCTATCAATTCCCAAAATGAGAACTACTTTTCAGCGGACGTCATGGGAACAACTGAAGCAGGCATGAATCAACCACAGTATTATACTCCAGCCCCGACTGCCCCAATCTACTTCCAAAATCAGAACCACTTTTCAGCAGAAGTCACCGGAACAACTGACGTACTTGAGGTTGTGCCGGAACAGATACCTTCAGTCAATGAAACCAATGCAGAAACATTTCCAGCAAACTTTACCGGTGGAAGCCAAGAGCTGGATGCTGCAGCAAGAGAAGCTCATCCAGCTAGTTCAAACAATAACCAACCCATGTCGGAGTACGATGATCTGTTGAAGCTGCTTGAAGAAGATCCAGAGAAGTTCAACTGGTTTGAGCCGTTTGACAGTGCACCAAATGCAGGTGATGCCAATCGTTACCGTGCATGGCTGACGGAAACTTTACTTGAAAAGAGCCCGGATTCACCATAG
- the LOC103402653 gene encoding amino-acid permease BAT1 homolog isoform X1 codes for MVSGGGDRMALPSHQPPNGGVSQDSGHARLHELGYKQELKRDLSLLSNFAFSFSIISVLTGVTTLYNTGLRYGGPVSFVYGWFITGVFTVFVGLSMGEICSSYPTSGGLYYWSAKLAGPKWAPFASWLTGWFNIVGQWAVTTSVDFSLAQLINVIVLLSTRGGNGGDGTSINKYGTIGIHAGILFLHALINSLPISYLSLFGQVAAAWNVAGVFLLMILIPCVATERASAKFVFTHFNTDNGEGISNKFHIFVLGLLLSQYTITGYDASAHMTEETKNADTNGPKGIISSIVISIIVGWGYILGITFAVTNIPYLLDENNEAGGYAIAEIFYLAFKSRYGSGVGGIVCLGVVAVAIFFCGMSSVTSNSRMVYAFSRDGAMPLSPFWHKVNKHEVPVNAVWLSAFISFCMALTSLGSLVAFNAMVSIATIGLYIAYALPIFFRVTMARKSFVPGPFNLGRYGVLVGWISVLWVATISVLFSLPVAYPITIETLNYTPVAVGGLLIITVLAWILSARHWFKGPITNIEA; via the exons GCTGCTTTCAAATTTTGCGTTTTCGTTTTCCATCATATCGGTGCTCACCGGAGTGACCACTCTGTATAATACTGGGCTGAGATACGGCGGCCCTGTGTCTTTCGTTTATGGGTGGTTTATAACGGGTGTCTTCACCGTCTTCGTTGGGTTGTCAATGGGGGAGATTTGCTCCTCGTACCCAACTTCTGGGGGGCTGTACTACTGGAGTGCCAAGCTTGCTGGCCCCAAATGGGCACCCTTTGCTTCTTGGCTCACTGGCTG GTTCAACATAGTTGGTCAG TGGGCAGTTACAACTAGCGTGGATTTCTCACTTGCACAGCTGATTAACGTGATCGTTCTCCTTAGCACACGTGGAGGGAATGGTGGTGATGGCACTTCGATAAATAAGTACGGAACCATTGGTATCCATGCAGGAATCTTGTTTCTACATGCTCTTATAAACAGTCTGCCCATCTCGTACTTATCTTTGTTTGGACAAGTCGCTGCTGCGTGGAATGTTGCAG GTGTCTTTCTCCTCATGATTCTCATACCCTGTGTTGCAACGGAGAGGGCTAGTGCGAAGTTTGTATTCACTCACTTCAACACTGATAACGGGGAGGGAATCAGCAACAAATTTCACATTTTTGTTCTGGGACTTCTGTTGAGTCAATATACCATAACTGGCTATGATGCTTCTGCCCATATG ACAGAGGAAACAAAGAACGCTGATACGAATGGACCAAAAGGAATAATTAGTTCCATCGTGATATCCATTATCGTTGGATGGGGTTATATACTCGGCATCACCTTTGCAGTTACTAACATCCCGTACCTTTtggatgagaacaatgaagctgGCGGTTATGCCATTGCTGAAATATTTTACCTTGCATTCAAGAGTAGATACGGCAGTGGAGTTGGAGGAATTGTATGCTTGGGAGTGGTTGCGGTTGCCATATTCTTCTGTGGTATGAGTTCAGTTACTAGCAACTCCAG GATGGTGTATGCATTCTCTAGAGATGGAGCCATGCCATTATCACCATTTTGGCATAAAGTGAACAAACACGAAGTCCCCGTAAACGCTGTTTGGCTTTCTGCTTTCATATCGTTTTGCATGGCACTAACA TCTCTCGGAAGCCTTGTGGCATTCAATGCCATGGTTTCTATAGCAACCATTGGACTGTACATTGCTTATGCCCTACCCATCTTTTTTAGGGTGACCATGGCACGCAAATCCTTTGTCCCGGGACCTTTCAACTTGGGACGCTACGGGGTCCTTGTTGGTTGGATTTCAGTTCTTTGGGTAGCAACTATCTCTGTCCTCTTCTCGTTGCCCGTGGCCTATCCAATTACCATCGAGACACTCAACTATACTCCCGTTGCTGTTGGCGGTTTGCTGATCATCACAGTTTTAGCTTGGATCCTGAGCGCTCGGCACTGGTTTAAAGGTCCTATAACGAACATAGAAGCATGA